The DNA window CACCTCCCCAGGGTCGGGCGGCCTCACCACATCGAAGAGGGGCTGCTCATCACCCGCGAGATCGAGTACCACGGACGCCGTGATCTCCCCGGGGGTGTCGCTCAGCACCGTGGCGCCGCCCGCGAGCAGCGCGGCGACCGCTGGTGGCCACGGCTCCCCAGCCCCCAGCCACACCACCCAATCCGGCGTATAGGTGGGCGGAAGGTCCGGCAACGCGTACAGCGCCACCTCGTCCCCAGTGCGCCCACCGCCGGCCGCCCAGGCGTCGATCGCCGCCGCGACCCAGGCGGCCACCTCGGGACGCCCATCGTGGACCACGGCCACCGATCGGCCCGGGGAGGCACGCTCCGCGCCGGGAACCGTCCCCGGCAACGCCACCCAGTCCACGGCACGGGCCAGCGTCGGTCGTCGCCACCCCAGGCGATCGGCTTGGGCTTGGGCGAGTACCACCAGGGGCCCGGGCGCAAGTGTGTCATCCGCCGCGGCCAGGAGATCGTAGAGGGGCACGTCGCCCTCGTCGGGAGGCGAGGCATCCCACTTGGGAAACCCGGGAGATAACCAACGAATCGCTAAGGTGCCGCCCGTCGACTGAGCCCTTGCGCGCACCTCGCGCACAGCCTCGCGAGCGGCGGCCATATCGGCGCTAGGGTCGACCAATACCTGCGTGTTCGTCTGCGACGACCCTACGGACCACTCCGGCTGCGCCAGGGCCAGCACCATCGCTGCGACCAATCCACAGCGCAGCGCCAAGCGCCAGGGGTCGCGAAGCTGCAGGCGGGACCAACGAGGTTGTTGCTGCGACTGCAGCCAACGCAGAGAGCCCACCGACACCACCCGATACTCTCCCTGCGCCAGCAGGTGGATGAGTATCGGCACGGCCAGC is part of the Pseudomonadota bacterium genome and encodes:
- a CDS encoding BatA domain-containing protein, with translation MSFANPAALGLLGLLAVPILIHLLAQGEYRVVSVGSLRWLQSQQQPRWSRLQLRDPWRLALRCGLVAAMVLALAQPEWSVGSSQTNTQVLVDPSADMAAAREAVREVRARAQSTGGTLAIRWLSPGFPKWDASPPDEGDVPLYDLLAAADDTLAPGPLVVLAQAQADRLGWRRPTLARAVDWVALPGTVPGAERASPGRSVAVVHDGRPEVAAWVAAAIDAWAAGGGRTGDEVALYALPDLPPTYTPDWVVWLGAGEPWPPAVAALLAGGATVLSDTPGEITASVVLDLAGDEQPLFDVVRPPDPGEV